From the Malassezia vespertilionis chromosome 5, complete sequence genome, the window CACCGTGCTGCAGTAGCCTGAAATGCAATCACACTCGCTCATATTCAGCGTGTGCAACAACTGCACTCAGTACTGTAATATCATCATTTTTGCCGCCGGCATAGTAAAGGCCCTCTTCACTCGCTTGCTGCTGGAATGGACTTACTACGACCCGTGGGTCCTCACTGGTAACTTTGGCTGCTCTACACAGCGCTTTAGAAATGGAATAGGGCAAATCGATCTCTTTGACAATATCAGACGCCTCTTTGATTCTGTATTTggcaagcacagcgcggaTTTCACCGAGAATCTCTTCGTCAAATAAGTTATCGAGCAGCCCATCGGACGCCATGATCACAATATCACCTTCTTGTACTTTTATGCTCCAGTTTCCCGCATCATCGTGTGGGTTATCCCATTTAGGGTCGTAGCTCGTGTGATCATACATATAAATCAGATCCCGCATAGTCTGCGTAACATCCGTGAGTTCGTTATCTTTTCCGCCGTCGGGAATCATTGCATTtctgtgcatgcacaaTGCAGAGGCAATACTCACACTCTCTGCAGTTGCATCCATCATTCCCAGCTGCACAGGGAAGTTAAAACTGTGTTGCTGCTCCGAGGTGCGGAAAAGCATACGTCCATCTCGAATGAGCATTAGCACACAGTCGCCCATATTAGCAACACGTAACTCGTTGCCGCGCAAAACAGCAAGAAGTGCAGTAGAGCTGCCCATGATACCTTCGCGTTTTGACGCACGAACGCATCGCTCCCAAGCGACTTGCAGTACCTCTATAGGGTCACACTGCATCCACTGCGCGATAGTTTTCTCCGCATCGCTGGTAGCCACTTCATGGACGAGCGCGGTATCCAATCTGTTCAGCTCTGAAAAGCAGAAATGCATCAAGAGACGCGAGAACAGCGCAGGGTCTGCACGGACGCACGACGCCCAGCCACCGACGCCGTCCGCAATGCCGATCGCATCCTCTTTCAGGAAATATGCATCTTCGCCGACTTGTTGGCTCTGTAACCGCGTAGGCACAATCCGTCCTTTGTCACGTATCGCGGATTGTAACCCGACGCCTTTCCAGCTGGCGACGATCTTATGCAGCTCAGACTCACAGGGTGCTGCCCTGTTACCCTCGTCACTTTTGCTTTGGGAATCGCTGTCACGACTGCCAATCAGGAAATCGACAATAGGACGAAGCATGCTTGGCATTCGCGCGGCATGCTGCGAAAGTTCGGAGTGCGATTTAATCCGTTTTTTCGGCATACCATAGGCGGCGGAATGGAACACATATGGATCGACACTCACTACTGTACGCTCGCCATGGAGTACATGACCTTGAGAGGGTATACCGTGTATGCTCCGTAGAGACACGCGTGCTGTGAGGCTGTGCCATCTCCAGGCACGTGTTGAGTATGTTCTTACGCCAAGATATCGCATCGTTCAGCGTCTTACGAAAAACCACAGAAGCCCACTGCAGCCAAAAGAGGCCGCTGTGGTGTTGGGTCCGCTACACAAATGCAGTGTGCAGTAAAAGAACGAGTGGCACTGCACCGCTATTTTTTTTTGACAAGCGCCTCTGGAAATGGGGCGTGCGCCCAATTTCTCTTGTGTATTTCCGTCAGCAGGGCTTTTTTTTGCGTCCCGATGTCACGCATCGGCAAAAGACAATTAAATACGGAAGGGAAGGAACCAAAGACACATACAGACGAGGTGCCGGAGTGGTTATCGGGAACGCCTAGAATTTATCGTTCTACACTGATTTGAGTGGCCAGCGTTTGGGCTCTGCCCGCACAGGTTCGAATCCTGTTCTCGTCGTACTTTTGTTTTCCTCCACACTACCTTTTTCAGGCACCACGATGCGAGTGGCACTCCTCGTGATTGATATGCAGCACGACTTTATCCACGGGTCACGTACGTGACAAGTTTTGCTCACCGCAGTCGCTGTTCCGCAAAGTGACACTGTAATTCCCAAGGTTGCGCATTTGATAACAGAGAGAGATTGGGACATGATCATAGCGTCGCAGGACGACCATCCAGAAGACCACATTTCCTTTGCCGATACGCACAATACAGAACCGTTCCAggagcgctgcgtcgcacacCCCATTATACCCGAAGCAACCCTTTTGCAAATGATGTGGCCAAAGCATTGCGTACAAAACACGAAAGGCGCCGAGATCGTCCCCAGCGTCAAGAAAGCACTGCAATCCAAGCAGGCGTCCGGCACGCCGGTGTACTACGTCAGAAAAGGCCAAGATGCCCGCATAGACTATTATTCTGCCTTTGCATCACAAGAATACGTGCGATTCACCGAGTTGTCCAAGCTATTGCACAGCCAACAACCTTGTCCCATCGATACCGTTGTTGTGTGTGGCATTGCTACCGACTATTGTGTGAAAAATACCGCAATCGATGCGTGCAAGTTTGGTTTCCGGACGCAGGTCGCAAATGACTGCATACGCGGTGTTTTCGACGCTACgtcttctgcagcgctgcgcgaaatgcAGGCGTACGGTTGTGAGATGGTGTAATTGGATCATGCTCCGTTCTCCACGAACGAGCTCGTGGCTATTCACATAGGGGCAGTGGAGCCGTAGGCCGATCCCATGGGCTGGTAATCCAGCGCATCTTAAAAGTTTTCAGAATGTGCAAGAAGATGTCTGGATTGCTGGGCGGGAAACGGCACAAGAACGACTTCCGGCGCATGTTGCTGGTTTTCAGGAGCTTGCCATGCTTCGGTGGGGTTTGCATCGTGATAtgctgcgtctgcagcaTTGCCTTGATCCTTGTAATGGGACGACGGCTCTCGATCATTTGCCTCACCCGGCGCCGAGGACAGCGATTCCGCGTATCGTGTCGTCCAGCGCTGGTGGCGTGAAAAGACGCAGGCGAGAATGTCCCAAAGAAGGATAAAGAAGATGAAAAcgatggcgagcgccgagACACCGAGGAGGACAAACCCAAGCACTGCACGGGGGATGCCCCAAATATTTACTTGCGTAGAGAGCACAATGCAAACCACCCACAAGATCACCCGGAAGACGGTCAAAATGCATTGGACAAACATGGACATTTTGTCACGGTACGGCCGCAAGACGCACAATACGATAAAAAGGAGCACGTCGAGGACCAAGAGGCCCACTGCTTGCCGCAACAACAAATCAGTTCCCTGCGGAAATGCGACGAAGCACGCGCGAATAATGACGCAGAGCAGCTGAACGACGACAAACCAATAATATTTGGGCTTGTACAGATGCACGGGCGAACCGAGACGCACAGCTGCTGAGTGTGTATCCCACGGCGATGTGGCGCAAGAGTAGTACAGCGAGGCTGGGTCTCTGGTTCGGTATACATGGGAAAAAATGGGCACGTAGGTAACTAGCCAAATACAGACCATTACGCCAAAGATGACCGACGCAGACACTTGTGACACCCACGAATTGGAGTGTGCCCATTGAAAGAAAATCAAAATAAGCAAAGGCGTCGTCGCCGCTTCGTACACACGCAAAGAAAGAGGCCGTACCACTTGGAAATAGAACCGCGCGAGCGTCCTTGGACTTTTTCGTGGATAGCGCTGCTTAACTCTTTGCAGCGGCATCATGAACGCTTGCCGAGTGGGTTTCATGAGGTCTTTTGTATCGTGCACCGGCTCCATTTCAGACGACACAGGGTCGTACGTCGAGGCCCTGCGACGCCCCAACAAGTACCAAAGCACGAGAACAACTCCAAATACGGccagcgcaatgcacacgACAAACAACCAGTTGACCAAGACGGTAAGGAACGCGCTATAAGGCGAAATATCATTCCCCTCGGCGTAGTGGAAGATGCCCGTGTGGCTAAAGCTGATCGGTTCGTTGGCGAGCGCTACTTTTCGCGATCCGCCCCCCTTCTCCATCTCACCGCCCGGCCCTGTATTCGGAGCATAAATCTTGCGTTTGGCAAGCATGGTATCCGCGTCCGTGTCGGCGTCGAGGAAGGTGTGCAGCAGATTGGTACTTAGTATATTTTTTGGCTCCTTTTGCGCATTGAGTACCAAGGAAGGATACAGGTTAGCCAAGCGACTGTACTTAGCCTCGAGTAGCCCGCCATACTCGAGCTGCAAGTCGTTGCTGCCTGTGTCTTCGCGGGAACTGAGAAtggagcgctgcaccgACTTGATGTAGATCAGGCCAAACGTCCACGCTAAGTTGAGTGAGTAGTCAAAGTAAGCAGCAGGCGTGATCATTGTCAGCATGGATATCATGACCACGATGTGCATCGTCCCCAAAATGTCCAAAACACGCCACTGCAGGGCGCTCAAGGAATCGGTCCACAGCGTGCACAACACAGCAAGCGCGGAGGCCACCACAATGACCACCACGGTAGCCCACACCACTCGTTGCGTCTTTGTGGTGAGTCCATTCGAAAAGGTGATTTGGAGACACCCGAGCGTTTCCGCCGTGCCGGTTCGCATCAGTCGCAAATACCCAAACACTTCCAGACTCGGCACCTTGTACACGATCCCCGGGAGCTTTTCTTTATACTCATCCGGGATATTGTACACGCCTGACCCCGCAAAGTTGTACGAGGGCAGCGGACAAAGCGAGCCGTCGCCGATCTTGCACAAGTCGATCGAGGTGGCCAAAAAGTCTTCGCCATACGCATAAATATCTGCAAATACAGTAAGGGTCGCATTATTGGGCAGCGATTGCGCTACAATATCAAAGTCCAGTGTCCCGTTATTCCGGTGGAACACGGCATCCATGTTGTCCACAATAAACTGCTGCGGCGGCTCGCAGTAGGAAATAGTCGAAGTGAACAGCAGCTCCTCATCTTCAGGAACGACTTTGGCAATGTTTGCAGGCAGTCCCATAACATGTGCAGTGACTAGCCCCACGCCAAAGAGAGCCAGCAGCCACTGCAAGCGACGTACACCCGCCATGCGCCACAAAGTTCCGATCGGAGCGTCGGATGCGATGCACCGTCCAAGCGGTGTGCAGCCCGATCCATTTGGCACGGCTACTCTGTGATCAAGTATTACGTAAGCATACACGTGTTGGCATTGGCGGACGCGCATGGCGGTAAAAGCCTTGTTCCACGGAGGCATCGTCGCGGTTGGAATGGACAGCGCTCGTATCAACTCCGTACCTGGCGAGCGAAGCTCTTCATCGAAATCACAGATGGAAGATCCGTTTCCCAGTCTCACCAGTGACCCGTTTCcggcgcctgtgcctgcgGCACAgaccacgcgcgcgccaaagaagGTGGAGACGCAGCCCGACGTGTCCTCGGAGGATGCATTCCCCTCGCTCAACACGCTTTCCACGGGCTCGTCCAGCAAGCAGGCCGGGTCTGCGTGGGTAAGCAGTGTGCCTGTGATTCAGCGTGTGACGCACCAGGCAACCGTGGCGCTAAATCTGGGCGAGGAGCAGCTTGCCCGCTTGGGACAGGGcctgcagcgtgtgcagcaaaAGCACCGCAGTGTGAAGGTCGAAGCTAGCAGCACCCGCAAGACTGGCAATACGACATTTATCATCAAGGGCCCGACGGACCAGGTCGTGCAGCAGGTGAAGCGTGAGCTCACTGCTCtatttgcgcgcaaggtgTCCATCTCTGTCCTTGTTCCGGCCTCGCTGCGTGCCTATGTGATTGGTGCTGGGGGGAAGAACGTGAAGTCGATCACAGAAGAGACTGGCGTGAAGATCAACATACCGCCGCGGTCCAATCAGGAAGCTACTGTTTCCAGCGAGGGTCCACTGCTCGACGAGCAAGTCGAGGTGACGATTGAGGGCGACCAAGTCAATGCGCTCCAGGCGCAGCGGATGATAGAGGCGATTGTCGCCGAGCGTACCTCAAAGGtcacgcagcgcctcgcggaCATTGATCACATGTACTACCCGTTCATTGCCGGTACGCGCAATGCAAACCTAGACTTGCTCGTCGCTGGTCCCGGCCGCGGCGAGGTGGTTGTGAATATTCCtccgcgcggtgcgcttcttgcacGCAACAATCCGGATGACCCAGAACCAAGCCGACAGCGCGATCCTGCGATCGTAATCAGCGGAGATCGCGAGGCTGTGGCTGATGTCGTGGGCGCGATCCAAGCACACGTCGTGGACATGAAGAACAAGTTCCGCACGCTGATGATCAATATCCCCAAGCGGCAACACCAGTTCCTCACCGGCGACAATGCTGCGGATATCCTCGCCACGTCGCAGTGCTTTGTCGAGCTCCCGCCGATTGCCGATCCCTCCGACAGCGTTACGATCCGCGGCCCCCAGCAGCAACTCCCAAATGCACTGACTGCGGTGATCGAGAAGGCCAACTCTGTCCATGTCCAGGTGGTCGATTtgccggcgctgcacgccgccggcgacgcacacgcgcgccaGCTTGCCCAGTGGCTCCAGCCGCGCATCTCGCGCGACCCAAATGTGCAAGTTTACTTTCcccgcgccggcgctccGCCTGTCGTTGAGATCGTGGGCAAGGATGCGGGGGCGGTGCagcagatgcgcgcgagtgTCGAGGATATGGCGCGCTCAGTAGACCCAAGCTGTATGCGCGTCGTCGACATCGATCCCCTTGCGCACGGCTTTATCATTGGCAAAAAAGGCCAGGGCCTCAAGGCGTTTgagtcgcgcggcgtcgacaTTCTTGTCCCCCCCGAGAACTCGGGCCGCTCCGACATTCTTCTTGTCCTGGGCCGCCCCGCCGCTTTGCCGTCCGACgcggcggcaaaggcggcGGCCGCCACCAAGCTTTTTgacgaggccgagcaagagctcAAGCAAAGCCTTGCCACTGCCGCCGATATGCGCACCATGCAGATCGAAGTGCCTGCCAAGTATCACCGCGCGATTGTGGGGCACGACGGCACTGTGCTGAACGCCATCATCGGCGAAGACCGGCTCATGATTGTGATGGGCACGAgccgcgacgtgcgcaacaAACAGTACACTGCCAAGCCGCTCACCGAAGATGCCATTCTCGTCCGCGGCTCGAGCGAGGCTGTGGAACGTGCCGTCGACAAGATCCGCGCCATTGCCAAGGATGCTGAACAAGACAGCATTGCGCATGGCCACGTCGAAGAGCTGCTTGTCCCTTCGTCGCACGTCCCCCATCTTATTGGCCGTGGTGGAGCGGGCCTgatcaagctgcgcgaggagctggGCGTCAAGATCGACGTGGCAGACCAGGACGAGAagacacgccgcgctccaatCCCCATCACGATTACCGGCCGCAAGGAATGCGTACTCGAAGCCAAGAAccgcctcgccgagcagtcgcagcgcctcgccgacgAAGTTTCTGTTGCGCTCCAGGTCCCGTACGCGCTCTATGGCGCGCTCATCgggcagcgcggcaagtaCGTCACGCGGCTACAGGACAAGTACGAGGTGCGCATCAATTTTGGCGATGTCCCTCTTGACGCACAAGCCCAGGACCAGCCCGGCGAAGTGACGattcgcggcgcaaagaaaGGTGTTGCCGAGGCCAAGGCCGAGCTACTGGAGCTGCTTGATTATGAGAAAAACCACAACAATGGCGCACAGCTCAGCGTGCCTTCCAAGGCATTTGCACGCGTTCTTGGCcggggcggcgcgacgattAACCAAATTCGCACCGATACTGGCGCCCAGGTAGATTTagagcgccgcggaaaCGCAGACGGCCTCGTCCGTATCCGCGGCACGTCTGACGCTGTTgagcgcgccaagagcGCTATCGAGGAGATtattgcgcgcgtcgagtcCGAAGCCACGCATGTCCTCGCCATTCCTGCGCGCTTCCACGGCGCCTTGATTGGCAGTGGCGGCCAGAatctgcgcgagctgctcgtgcgTGCAGGCGGCCCCACGGACGCCAAGTCCCAGTCGCAGTGCGTGCGTTTCCCGCGCAGCGGTCAGCCCTCGGACGAGGTGAGtgtgtgcgcgcacaaagaactcgcagcgcgcattgccctagagctcgaggcggagtgcaagcgcctcgaggACCGCGTCATGTTAGGCGCCATCGTGCCGCCGAACATGCACCGGCAAATGATCATGCGTGGCGGCACGCGCCAGAGCGAGTGGCAGACCAAGCACAATGTTGCGGTCGTTGTGCCCAACTGGCGCGAATATGCAGATCTCGGCGTGCCCGCCAACCTCGCCGATTTGGGCGAGGCCGAGGCTGCAACGATAGTTAAGGTGCACGGACCTTGCGATGCTGCTAAGAGCATTGTAGAGGAAATCAATGCCGCGGTtcacgccgacgccgcgcgaaaaaagacgcgcgcgcctcgtaTCGACAGTTAGACGCACAATGCACCAACATTTCTCTCCACGTGGCCTATCAGGCTATCAGATAGACATCTCCCGGCcgatttgcgcagcgcttgcgacCACGCTTGGCTCTGCCCGCTTTCTGATGGCGGAGCAAGACACGCCACCGCGTGATGGGGGCGTTTTTGGCAATGACGTATTTGCCGTACCACCAGACCAAGGATCGGTAGACGCGGGCGTCTTTttcggcgagcgcgcgcgcgtagATCTGTGTTCACGCGCGAAATCGGCTGCGGGTCcgccgcgtgcaaagcgtgcgtcgcggccagcgcgccaaggcgcgaaCCGATCCAGTGCGCCACAGCTCCATAGAGGCAATGTGCCGGATATGATGAGCTGGAGCATGCATATTGAGGCGGTGAATGAAGAAACGCCGCTCATATCCCTGCGTACGGGGCaccagcgcaagcggcgaAAAGCggtggcgctgcttgtccTCTACGCTTCTCTGTTTATTATGGCGCTCTCTGTATCCCTTGACAGCATGTCGTTTACCTTGTACCTCAACTATGCGTGCAGCGAATTCAACGCGCTTTCGTCTATGGGCACGGTCATGATtgtccagcagctcgtTCGCGCCGTCGCAAAGCCGCCGTTTGCGCGGCTCTCTGACCTGCTTGGCCGCATCCTCACTTTGGTGCTCGTTTTGGTGCTATACGCACTGGGCTATGCGGTCATGGCGTCTGCTGCTTCGTTCAACATGCTTCTGTGGGGCATGATTATCCAGTCGTTTGGGATGACGGGCGTGCAGGTCCTGCTCTCCATCATCATTGCGGACACTACGTCTGTGCAGTGGCGCGGTCTGCTCATTGCCACCGTCAATGTCCCGTACCTGGTGAATTTTGCGCTCACCGGGCCGCTCGTCGAATTTGTTTTGCGCACCAGCGGCTGGCGCTTTGGCCTCGCACTCTGGGTCGCTGTCGTGCCCATTTCTGCGTTGCCGCTGCTCATCACTCTGTTCGTTGGCTACCGCCGTGCCCTGCAGATGGGCActggcgagcgcgcgcctccCAGCAccaatgtgctgcgcgagatggaTTTGCTGGGCATGGGCCTCTTTTCCAGTGCACTTACCCTCATTCTGCTGCCCATGTCCTTGGGCGGGCTCAAGAGCTACGATCGGTACTGGAGCACGGGAAATGTAGAGCTCATCGGGGGCCTTGTTTTGCTCTGCGTATTTGGCGTGTGGGAAACGTATGCATCCAGTCCTTTCCTTCCCTACAAGGCGCTCTCCAACTTTACCATACTCGCCGTGTGCCTgattgcagcgctcgacTTTTCCGGCTTCTATCTTTCCTGGACGTATCTCGCGCCGTTTATCATGATTCTCAAAGACTGGAATCAGATGCGCACCGCCTTTTTTGTCTCTGCACAAAACGTCACCTCCACGCTCACCGGGATTCTTGTTGGGATGGTGATGGCATATACACGCCGTCTTAAACACCTCATGGTCGTTGGGTTTGCCGTACGTATCCtgggcgtcgcgctcatGATCCACTACCGCTCTATGGGCCACGCCGCCATCACCCTCGTCTTTTGCCAGATCCTCCAAGGCATCGGCGGCGGGTCTGTCGCAGTTACCACCCAAGTcgcagcgcaagtcgcagcgccgccatcCAAGGTGGCTGTCGTCACGGCATTCGAGCTCCTCACCACCGAAGTAGGCGCAGCGTTCGGCTCCGCGCTCGCGAGCGCAGTCTTCACCTCGCTCCTTCCccgtgcgctggaaaagCATCTGCCCTACATGCCACACACGGAGCTCGACAGGATTGAAGGCGATCTTAGTGTCGTGCTGCAGTACCCGTACGGGTCCGTGGAAAGGACCGATATCACGCTGGCTTGGGCCGATGTCATGCGTGTCTTGTGCATTGTATCCTGCTTCGTCCAACTCCCTGGCCTGCTCATCGCATTCTGCGTGCCGAATATGGACTTGCACGACCAACAGACGGGCGCACGCCCCCAGAACGACGCACAGCCTCTCGCAAaagcgccgtcgctgcgccgcgacgccgGTCCAGTGCATGTACATACACCGCCGTGGCATGCAAACGAAAGCAGACCAGGCACGCCCGTGTCCTACGCATAGATACCCTGTATATCCTCATCATCATACATCTGCCACGTCCCTCGGCCAGCCGCGATCGTCGATCCCTGTGCATCGGCGGCGAGGGCATAGACTGCGTCGGCGTCCCACCCCGCAAATTCCTCCGCGACTTGCATGGTGGATAGCTCTATGCGGTACGGGAGGCCGTCGGCGGTGGCCACAAGCGCCGATGCCTCGTCCAGTGCTAGCCCACAAGTCCCTGCGCCATTTCTCCACCacgcagcgagcggcgaAGTGCAATCGCGCAGGTCGTACAGGGTGCatacgccgctgcgcgatcCGGTGAGGATGCGGTGCGACGCCGTACACAGCGCAAGTGTATCCaaggcgccggcgccgcccagTGGCGAGCCTGGGGGCGTGAGGGCCAAGgcttcgcgcgccgtgcgcacgtcgcgggCCTGGACGGTGCcgttgcacagcgcggcggccacGAGCGTGTCTGTGGCTTCGAGTGCTTGTACGCTGCTTGCTTGCATGTCCAGCACAGAGACGCTTTCGCCGCGCCCAACGTCCCATACCCGCACCGTCCCGTCGCTGCTGCCCGTCACGACACTTTTACCGCGGCCaagcattgcgctgcaatgcaatgcgccgctgtgcccGGTGAGCGTGCGTGGATTGCTGCCGTCCAGTGCGGAAAatatgcgcgcgctgaaaTCCAGCGAGGTGGAGAGCACCACCTCGTTGCTGGGAAAGAAGCGCACACTGGTGATATCAGCAACGTGGCCACGGCACGcgatcggcgcggcaaacggcgctgcgtgtgtCCAGATACCCACATACAAACGGCcgtccgcgccgcccgtggCGTAGCGCTCGACATGGCCCGCACGCCCCAACGCCAGCACCGACGCTGTTTCTTTGGCAGGGTCGGCGCCGGGCAGCGTCCCTGCCGCGACAGGAATGCGGACGCAGGTGGCACGCAGAGGAATCGGCATCTCCGACGCGGTGGCTACACAGAACTTGTTCCTGCCGCTACCACGCACATGGAATGCAgggtgcgccgcttgaAATGTGACGCGGTCGTCGGTGCGGTGCAGCCGTACGCCGCCGTCTGTATggaggcgcggcgcacccaTATGCGCCGTCATCCATGCCTCTTCGGTGCTCactttgccgctgcgcacatcgtcaagcacctcgccgaTGCTCGGCTGGACACTGAGCCAGGGCAGGATTCGcatggccatggcgcaagAGTGGAGGTTTCGTAAGGTCACGCTACAAAAAGGCGGCTAAATCATGGCGTGTATAGTCGTTGCGCTCGTCATTAAACGCGGAGAGATTTGGATAAAAAGGGACGAGGGCGTCTTGGGCGCCGAGGTAGTTTGTGTTGTAGGTGCGCACGTAGatctcgcgcaccttgcgcgcggGGTGAAAAAGGCCTTGGAGGGTGTGGTACAGCAAGGCGCCAGGGCCAATGTTGACACGCATCGCTTCCACGGCTTCCATGACAGAGTTGATAACGTGAGGACTCGTTTCGAAAATGTTGGGCCAGACGAGGTTGAGGAGATGGTGCATGCTGTCTTCCTGGCCCATTCccgccgtgccgagcgcgaggtgcTTTACGATACTCGATGCGGTTTGGCGGTGCACCGTGTCTCGATCGGtgagcgcatcgtccaggAGCGTCACAACGCTGTACACATAATCCTTGCTCATCTCGCCGATGTACTCAAATACCCAGCCCAAAGCCTTGAGGCATCCATGCTGTACGTTTACTTCGGGCGTCCTGTACTCGTTCAAAATCGCGGGAAGGCAGGTAAAAGGGCCGCACGTCTCGgcgacgatggcgatggCAACCGTCGAGCAGACACGGCTCTGGCGCTCCTGTACGCGGAGGTTGGTCAGCAGCACTTGCAGTACGTCCTGCGGCCCAATCGCCTTGGCAATGTACCCGAAACTGTtcaccgcggcgcggcggattGCTTTCTTGTGCGCCTTGAGCaggtcgagcagctcgaaaCAGATTCGCATCCACTCGCGCGCACTTACAaactcggcgccgcggtcCGCGATGCGACCGATGAGGTTGATGCTCGCTTCCTGCACACGCTCATGCCTGTTGCGCAGAATGGGCGTCATGCGGGGAAGCAAGTCCTTGACGGGGGGATTCATTTGCGTCATGCCGACGACATTGGCAATCGCACTCTCGGCACTGATGATGCTCGCCAGCACTTCGGGAAACTCTtcgccaagctgctcaaAGAGGACAACGCCAAGGTTCGAGAGGAGCGCATCTTCGCCACACTGCTTGATGACCACGGCGAGTTTCGTGGTCAGGTCCGCTGCCTGCTGCCGTGTCTTGGCGTTCTTGTTGTTGAGGCGCCAGAGAATGGTGGAGACCATCTGGGTCAGGTACGGCTTGATGCGCATACCCAGCGCATTTGCAATGGTCCCAAGTCCGTCCAGCATGACATGGTCTTCCATGGTCTGCTCCTGGAACGCGTAAATCATCCCGTCGATCAACTGGACTTCGAGGCGCTCGTCAATatccgccgcgccgagcgacgcAACGACTTTCTGGATCGTTTCCATCGCCATGCGCCGGAAGGGCTCGCTGTCGTCCTTGAGAAAGTGGACCAGGCGCCCAACAATATTGCTCACGCCAACCTTTTGCGCGAGTTCAGCTGTGGTCTCCACAACTTCACGCAAATTGCGCCGGTCGAGCGCCATGCGACGCACCCAAAAATGCTTCAGGTACTCTGGCAGCATTTCCTCGCGCAAATACGCGCCCGTAACACCGTCCGTTGATGCACACTGCTTCACGACTTTGAgcacgatgcggcgcatatCGTCGTCGG encodes:
- a CDS encoding uncharacterized protein (COG:S; EggNog:ENOG503P6EF), which translates into the protein MAMRILPWLSVQPSIGEVLDDVRSGKVSTEEAWMTAHMGAPRLHTDGGVRLHRTDDRVTFQAAHPAFHVRGSGRNKFCVATASEMPIPLRATCVRIPVAAGTLPGADPAKETASVLALGRAGHVERYATGGADGRLYVGIWTHAAPFAAPIACRGHVADITSVRFFPSNEVVLSTSLDFSARIFSALDGSNPRTLTGHSGALHCSAMLGRGKSVVTGSSDGTVRVWDVGRGESVSVLDMQASSVQALEATDTLVAAALCNGTVQARDVRTAREALALTPPGSPLGGAGALDTLALCTASHRILTGSRSGVCTLYDLRDCTSPLAAWWRNGAGTCGLALDEASALVATADGLPYRIELSTMQVAEEFAGDVADV
- a CDS encoding uncharacterized protein (TransMembrane:11 (i112-129o149-167i179-201o207-228i240-260o272-295i316-335o355-373i385-405o425-447i454-472o); COG:U; EggNog:ENOG503NUD0) — protein: MAEQDTPPRDGGVFGNDVFAVPPDQGSVDAGVFFGERARVDLCSRAKSAAGPPRAKRASRPARQGANRSSAPQLHRGNVPDMMSWSMHIEAVNEETPLISLRTGHQRKRRKAVALLVLYASLFIMALSVSLDSMSFTLYLNYACSEFNALSSMGTVMIVQQLVRAVAKPPFARLSDLLGRILTLVLVLVLYALGYAVMASAASFNMLLWGMIIQSFGMTGVQVLLSIIIADTTSVQWRGLLIATVNVPYLVNFALTGPLVEFVLRTSGWRFGLALWVAVVPISALPLLITLFVGYRRALQMGTGERAPPSTNVLREMDLLGMGLFSSALTLILLPMSLGGLKSYDRYWSTGNVELIGGLVLLCVFGVWETYASSPFLPYKALSNFTILAVCLIAALDFSGFYLSWTYLAPFIMILKDWNQMRTAFFVSAQNVTSTLTGILVGMVMAYTRRLKHLMVVGFAVRILGVALMIHYRSMGHAAITLVFCQILQGIGGGSVAVTTQVAAQVAAPPSKVAVVTAFELLTTEVGAAFGSALASAVFTSLLPRALEKHLPYMPHTELDRIEGDLSVVLQYPYGSVERTDITLAWADVMRVLCIVSCFVQLPGLLIAFCVPNMDLHDQQTGARPQNDAQPLAKAPSLRRDAGPVHVHTPPWHANESRPGTPVSYA